TATTCTGACCTAGAATAACCTTGCGCTTAAATCAGTAGACTGAGATCTTTAAATTTAGGACACTTAAATTTTGCAGATGTTAATAGTATTATATTAGagttgatttgttttcaaaatacattttgccCTATTCGAAGCTTTCATCGTACGATTGTTGAGTGACATTAATGCTTCCTATTAAACCCTTTCTCTAACCTATGTCGGGTTGCCTATTCAGGTTGACGGGAGCAAGATCTTCACAATGTCCAAGTCTGGTCAAGAAGTCATACTCCAGAGGAAGCTGGACTTCGACGTGATGGAGGACGCCGAGACTGCTTACTACATGCTCAACATCTCCGTCCAGGTCAGTGTTCCATCCTCATCAATTAACCCTGGTCGTGATTAAATGAGAAGCAAAactattttcaaggtcatgaaATATAGAATCTTTCCGAAGATACATTACGTTTTGGTATATATACTTTTGAAATGTGTATGTTATGTTTCTCCTTATTTCACACGGTTGCACTTTAATAAAGATTCTTTCTTAATATAATTATATCACTTTTATGTAGACATATCATAATTTCACACGGTCGCGCGTTAATAAAGAATCTTTCTTAACATAATTATATCACCTTTTGGTAGATATACTTTTGAACTAGGCATGTTTCTCCTTATCTCACACAGTCGCGCTTTAAGTATTTCCCAAGTGATTGTTCTGGAAACCTATGACTCGCCTATTACATTGTGTGTTTTCTCCCCTCAGGATGACGGTTACCCTCGACCCCGCGTTGCGTTCACGTCGTTGAAggtgtttgtagttgacgctgATGACCAGGGTCCCGCATTTCTGTATGAAAACTGCCCACTGGTGGACGGGTACTGTGCCACACCCTCGTATGAAGCCATCATGGAGTCTTCCTTCCAGGTAGAAAATTAGCTCCGTTATATCATGGCACTGTTCTTTACAGTTACATGCACGTTTTGGCCATGTtccaaaaaatgaaaaacagaaatacCTCGCAGCCTCAGTAGTACCTATAAACTATTGACTATGTTATGACGAAACGTGTATAACTACGGACCAGTAGATTATGTAAGGAAATGAATGCACGTCTGGTATTCAGTACTGGCAGAAGTTAAGTTGATTTGTTTTTTCCACAGGGTGAGTTGAGCATTTGGCCGGGGCAGATCCATGCACGTGATCGTGACTCCCTGAACAATACCATCGTCTACTCCATTATAAAAGGTAAGCCGCGCCCCTCAGGTCTAATATCTAGCATGACTGTATGTATATCACATACACGTAGCACCTGGGAGCCTTCACGTCCTGTCTATAGATGTCGACAGGTACACATTAACACGCCCAGtgataaatgtttcagtgcgGATTAGCACCTTTTTTCTTCAAGGGAGGTGATATGTGTACAGTTGGTTGATGCTTATcatagtatcccagttgtgtgatcgatgttcatgatgcccatcactggattgcatgGTTCAGGCGCAGTTATAGACGACCACAGAATTGTTAAAATATGGCCgaataaaacaaaactttgaaaaaattgTGTAATTATCATGTTTATTCTTGGCTTCAGTGAAACCCCCAACGTATGAGAAGCATTTCATCATAGACGAGTCTGAGGGCAAGCTGCAGGTGATTAAACCCGTCCACCGACCTAACATAGATACACTGCATATAGTCATCAAGGTAAGGGCAGTCTCACCTCGAGGTGAATGTGAGGTATGCCTCAATGCAATAATATATACAACAGACTTCTACTTCTTATATAGCAATGATCTAAAATGTCGCTTCTAAAATTACATTAGAAAACCCGCCAAACATCAGTCAGTCCATGTAATCGTAACACTCCAGTAGCAAAGAAAACCGAATCAATTTTTTATCTAACTAGGAAAAACGAATCTCAATTGTTTTACCAATGCGTATAAAGTTGTGAACTGGGTTTGAGCCACGGGCAATAAGCAGCCATATCAATATGTACATATGGTTCAGGAGTAAATGATTACAGGAGTGTATAGTTTCCTAATCTTCTAATCTAATAGTACTAATCTTCCTCAATGTGTCTGTTGCTGCAGGCCGAAGAATCCTCCGAGAATCGGCGCTTCCTCACCGCAACACTCAGGATTCAGCTCCGCGCAAGAGGCAACTTCTTCAACAACTACCACCCCGACCTTCGCGATATTCCTATCAATCAGAAATTCTCATCTGATGACGTGGACATCACAGCGGGAACGAAGATCCCCTTCTCCATCTTTATGTCGACTGTGGGTGTGTTCCTTGTCATCATGTGTGGCATGTTGATCATCTTCGTGAAATTCGCCCGCAGTAAACCCAGCCAAGACTCTCCCAGATCCTGTGTACCTCAAGCCCGGAAGGTCTCCAGTGACTCGACCTCCGACATGTCCTACAACTCCACCGACACGGCAACGTGCGTCATGTTCTCCTCCCCCGAGGATGATCGTGACTCCACCACAAGCAGAAACTCCTCCATAGAACTCGACTTTGACGACGCCATCTCCTTCGCTATGCCCAAGTCAGATGCACACGTGTCCTCCGTTTCCTTCGCATCCCAGGAGTGTGGAAACTACAGCCCCAACAACCCCAAAAGCAGCCTCAAGGACACCACAGCCGTCAGTCGCTTTCGCAAAAGGGTCAACGAGcttttttcttttcaaaaatGCCGAAAAACCAAGCAGAAGTCTAGGGTCCGATTCGACATTCGGAACGTGTCGAACTTTTGATGCCGTGTCCCCGGCCAGATTCTACTTTCGACCCGTCGATCTTTCCTACTTTAAAAGTGATTCCGAATCCAGACAGCATAGTAAGTCTCCAATCTACATGTACATAGAGTGTTGAAAGGGCATGCTGAAGTGCAAGATGTGTTCTTCAGTGGAGCACAGGCGAGACTTCAGAGACATGAGGATTTCCTGAACGGAATACACCACGGTGTGTACCAAAACCAAATCGTGATAACGCGATGGCTCCGTCCTTGAGTACTGTGATACTCATCATAATGAACGTCGGTCTGATAACGTCACTGATGTGGTGATGCTGTGACTACCTCAAACCAAACGGACCGCATCAATACATCATACAGATGATACGTCGATAATGATTCGCGAAACTTGTAATATATTTTCGATCTGTCATTAAATCCATCTTATTATTTAAACTAATTATATGTACTTCGGTGCGTTTTTGCTCCTTTTGGGATTAGGATTACATACATTCAGCCGCCAGTATTAGGCCTTTTGGTGTAAAGGATAGTCTTGTCTGATTCAGTGTTGAACACTCCAAACACTGGTTCCTGAACTGAATATACGAAAGCTAATGGTTTCTGTAGGACTATatcgtgtgtatgtgtttacctatttttatattgtgttgttacCTGTGCACATAGCAGTCAAGGTGCCGATGTCATCCCTGTAGTTGTCTCATATTTAAACCTTTCCATTCATTTGTGTTCATTTTTCATCACGTGTGAAGCGCGTCTCCTCCGTATATCACAGTTCAACTCTGATTTACTGCAATTAATCTCTGAATATCAATGTCCATTGTTGTATACGACATTTCATCTCTTGAATAACTGTCCACAGCTTATCAACATCCCCTTATTCATTTATGTCCACCCCACGTCCTATATAACCCATCCCATTCTAAATGTCCAAGTTCACTTCCCAAGTCCACATACCACACTTCATCTGTGAAAAAAACAGGACATTTACCAGTAGTCCATTTACTGGTACAGTACGGTGTTCTATATCACACTTCTTTTCTTATAGCCCCAATTCATTTCTGTACATACCCATCACACTTCACCTCTGTATACTCTATCTACTGCTTGTATTCCGGTCATGTCTGTACAAAACGTTTCATTTCTATAAatattgagagaaaaaataGTGATGAGATTAAAGCAcgtgtgttcctttattctttccaAGGTTTCCATACAAGCTTGTATCGCAcaacttgtgaagaaacctgtaaCAACGTAAAGGTACATTGTGATTTCATATCACCCCTTATTGTTTTCCCTTAGTATATGTACGTCCATTTCTCTCACCTATATCTGAATATACCGTAATGTATTTATATTGATAATACAGTTCATTTTTGTAAAGACATGCAATTTGTATGCAGAGTGAACCTCGATCATCACAGTAATGCACAGTGCATGTCATTTCTTGTGAAATCCTCTTATTTCTTGCACATCACTGTGCATCTACCTGTGTGACAGAGCCTAttgctatttcacacacatcatCTCTGTATATATCtcaaaatatactttcattCAATATACCACATGTCATATATCCGTCTCCTATGTAAGCCAGTTCCAAACTGTACATATTCATTTAACAGCCACGCAgtattccatatatatatatatgatcgCTCGAAATGAAGCTATCTGTTGAGTATTGGTGTTCAGTATAAGAGGAGAGGGTGATATTGGTTTTGTACATACCACTATTTATACTTTGCATTCTAATAAATGTTCTGTGCAGTTGACATTAAAATTAATACAAAGGAATTGTATAGTGTCTTTGTTGTTCCATATACCGTATTGACGCGACATGGTGTATCCAATTTCTTGGGATAGACATGAACTGTGAATTACACTAGTCGAATATGTTGACATGGCTCACCTGAGTCACAGTCACGTCCCTCTCT
The nucleotide sequence above comes from Haliotis asinina isolate JCU_RB_2024 chromosome 5, JCU_Hal_asi_v2, whole genome shotgun sequence. Encoded proteins:
- the LOC137283441 gene encoding protocadherin-15-like is translated as MDVSCIVLVLTTILLPTTESACAVNSTILSFNEEVPPGTLIMQIIREDGEKWAFREDGPEGYIGLSTDPRTVIFTFLKSPDLEEINNGTSTSSRRNSLPFTLECMFKGWKHVFKQEIVILDINDNDPYFKGGPFVTEMNEMTSIGSSVFNLRGRAFDPDITGMVSAFKILPYFDSRVDGSKIFTMSKSGQEVILQRKLDFDVMEDAETAYYMLNISVQDDGYPRPRVAFTSLKVFVVDADDQGPAFLYENCPLVDGYCATPSYEAIMESSFQGELSIWPGQIHARDRDSLNNTIVYSIIKVKPPTYEKHFIIDESEGKLQVIKPVHRPNIDTLHIVIKAEESSENRRFLTATLRIQLRARGNFFNNYHPDLRDIPINQKFSSDDVDITAGTKIPFSIFMSTVGVFLVIMCGMLIIFVKFARSKPSQDSPRSCVPQARKVSSDSTSDMSYNSTDTATCVMFSSPEDDRDSTTSRNSSIELDFDDAISFAMPKSDAHVSSVSFASQECGNYSPNNPKSSLKDTTAVSRFRKRVNELFSFQKCRKTKQKSRVRFDIRNVSNF